A region of Parcubacteria group bacterium DNA encodes the following proteins:
- a CDS encoding DUF192 domain-containing protein: MAIKNKIIISFFILAIVALLALVFLRVKKQEVWIKNQKFTVEIADTDIEMQAGLSGREKLCEKCGMLFVFSRKGRYGFWMKGMRFNLDMIWIDGNSIAYIAKDVPYDSKETISPETMADKVLELDAGMADELNIEIGDEINF; encoded by the coding sequence ATGGCTATAAAAAATAAAATAATCATATCATTTTTTATTCTTGCCATAGTCGCTTTACTGGCTTTGGTTTTTTTAAGAGTAAAAAAACAGGAAGTTTGGATAAAAAACCAAAAATTTACAGTAGAAATAGCAGATACCGACATTGAGATGCAAGCGGGTCTTTCAGGGAGGGAAAAATTGTGTGAAAAATGCGGAATGCTGTTTGTTTTTTCCAGAAAAGGCAGGTATGGTTTTTGGATGAAAGGGATGAGGTTTAATCTCGATATGATTTGGATAGATGGAAATAGCATAGCTTATATTGCCAAAGATGTTCCTTATGATTCCAAGGAAACAATAAGTCCTGAAACTATGGCAGATAAAGTTTTAGAGCTGGATGCCGGGATGGCAGACGAATTGAATATTGAAATTGGGGATGAAATTAATTTTTGA
- the prmC gene encoding peptide chain release factor N(5)-glutamine methyltransferase — MIVIQDILNKYSKKLDRLDLELIIAHVLGKNREFILTHPEFAIAKNYELRIMDYANRRMKCEPLAYILGEKEFYGLKFKVNKNTLIPRPETEMMVDLAIQEISKNYKLKAINLIDIGTGSGNIIIATAKQLQNFEFRISNFELFGIDNNKKALKVSEQNAKYHKIDKKIKFLHGNLLNPIVQNSKFNPPAGGQNSVMIITANLPYLSPEIYKSCSKDIKKYEPKSALISQKEGLDHYNELLKQILVLKQNCSMFHASCFMEISPEQKLKITKLIKKYFPSTSWRTKIIFHKDLSGRWRICELEIFNYQ; from the coding sequence GTGATTGTTATTCAAGACATTCTTAATAAATATTCCAAAAAACTCGACCGACTTGATTTAGAGCTTATTATCGCTCACGTTCTCGGAAAAAACCGAGAATTTATTTTGACGCATCCGGAATTCGCTATCGCAAAGAATTATGAATTAAGAATTATGGATTATGCAAACCGGCGGATGAAATGCGAACCGCTGGCATATATTTTGGGAGAAAAAGAATTTTACGGATTGAAATTTAAAGTGAACAAAAATACTCTTATCCCCCGCCCTGAAACAGAAATGATGGTTGATTTGGCTATTCAAGAAATTTCTAAAAACTATAAACTAAAGGCTATAAACTTAATCGACATTGGAACAGGAAGCGGCAATATAATAATTGCAACTGCAAAGCAGTTGCAGAATTTCGAATTTCGAATTTCGAATTTCGAATTATTTGGGATAGATAATAATAAAAAAGCCTTAAAAGTTTCCGAACAAAATGCGAAATATCATAAAATTGATAAAAAAATAAAATTCCTTCACGGCAATTTATTAAATCCGATCGTTCAAAATTCAAAATTCAATCCGCCAGCTGGCGGACAAAATTCCGTGATGATAATCACAGCCAATCTCCCCTATCTTTCCCCGGAAATTTATAAATCCTGCTCAAAAGATATCAAGAAATATGAGCCTAAATCCGCTTTAATCAGCCAGAAAGAAGGCTTGGATCATTACAATGAGCTACTTAAACAAATATTGGTTTTGAAGCAAAATTGTTCTATGTTTCATGCTTCATGTTTCATGGAAATTAGTCCGGAACAGAAATTAAAAATAACCAAGCTCATCAAAAAATATTTTCCATCCACCAGCTGGCGGACAAAAATTATCTTTCATAAAGACTTGTCCGGAAGATGGAGAATATGCGAATTGGAAATTTTCAATTATCAATGA